One Mycolicibacterium goodii genomic region harbors:
- a CDS encoding FadR/GntR family transcriptional regulator, translating to MKTMAGHDARTAQVSGASGPAPGSGSGLLARELETPSRVDEITDRLVTAIAIGEYLPGARLPSERELASSLRVGRMTVRAALARLVDLGLVETKSAGRGGGTYVLQQWPESSTAAVGRTLTMRVDELRDRCDAICRIHGAVCRAAAESRSEHDVAVLRERLQAYRSAPSGLAAQQADSALHLAIMDAAGNAVLKQVLLDLEASVSIGAPAHLWGEPGTMRDMELRALREHEQLIDAIERGHADHADELARAHVAIDFELISAAMRRAGVLAE from the coding sequence GTGAAGACCATGGCGGGACACGACGCGCGCACGGCGCAGGTCAGCGGCGCCAGCGGGCCTGCACCGGGATCCGGGTCGGGACTGCTGGCCCGCGAACTGGAAACCCCGTCGCGCGTCGATGAGATCACTGATCGTCTGGTCACGGCCATCGCGATCGGGGAGTACCTCCCCGGGGCGCGACTGCCCTCCGAACGCGAGCTGGCCTCCTCTCTGCGGGTGGGAAGGATGACCGTGCGCGCCGCGCTCGCGCGGCTCGTCGACCTCGGCCTGGTGGAAACCAAGAGCGCAGGCCGCGGCGGCGGAACCTACGTGCTGCAGCAGTGGCCGGAGTCGTCGACCGCCGCCGTCGGTCGCACCCTGACCATGCGCGTCGACGAACTCCGCGACCGGTGCGACGCGATCTGCCGCATCCACGGCGCGGTGTGCCGCGCGGCCGCCGAATCGCGGTCCGAGCACGACGTCGCCGTGCTCCGCGAACGGCTGCAGGCCTACCGGTCCGCGCCGAGCGGGCTCGCCGCGCAGCAGGCCGACAGCGCACTGCACCTGGCGATCATGGACGCGGCAGGCAACGCCGTGCTCAAGCAGGTCCTGCTTGACCTGGAGGCCTCGGTGAGCATCGGCGCACCGGCGCACCTGTGGGGTGAACCCGGGACCATGCGCGACATGGAATTGCGGGCCCTGCGCGAGCACGAGCAGTTGATCGACGCCATCGAACGCGGCCACGCCGACCACGCCGACGAGCTGGCGCGTGCACATGTGGCGATCGACTTCGAGCTGATCTCGGCGGCGATGCGTCGCGCCGGTGTGCTCGCCGAATGA
- a CDS encoding RND family transporter: MFPTLAEAAQKHPVAPIPASAPSVLATQQMTSAFHEAGSENVLLVLLTDDEGLLPDDEQVYGAVVERLRQDSQDVLWLQEFLGTPQLRETLSSKDGKAWLLPVGLSGDVGSPESHGAYTRVAGIVDHTLAGSTLTAHLTGPAATLADSIEVGLRDQIKIEVAIAALLLGILVVVYRKPATILLPVLMIGVSLGVAQAAVAGAAQLGLGVTNQTITLLSGLMAGAGTDYAVFLISRYHDFLRLGADSDQAVKRALSSIGKVIAASAATVGVTFLGMTFARLELFATIGPALAIAIGVAFLAAVTLLPAIMVPAGRRGWISPRREITARFWRRSGIRIVRRPVANLVASLTVLLVLAACVGVVRYNYDDRKALPDSVASTLGYAALERHFPVNSTIPQYLLIQSSQSLRTPEALADLEQLAQRVSQVPGIASVRGITRPAGVPLEAASTARQAGEVGSRLNDASALIAGRDDDLDRLASGAGQLSDGINQVRDQILGLMAGLTRLTDGLAAIQNEFGGNLSLGQIGDAERLVSGMRELGDTLQATFGDMARNLEWVDPVVIALDGSPFCSTDPLCSAAREQFRLLRTARNDGTLEKLAGQLQSTGPLSNLSRTVTRLTELMTSLNGTMASVGLGGARGGRSSPGDMQKGLDTLADGGRQVADGVRQLVDQTKRMGADLGDASAFLLAMRDNATSPAMAGFYIPADVLSSNDFEKAAAFFLSADGRAARYLIQTELNPFSTAAMDQVTSITDTARGAQPNTALADATVSMTGYPATLRDAREYYNHDIRFIVVLTIVVVLLILIALLRAIIAPLYLITSVVVSYLAALGLGVWVFQVIVGHELHWSVPGLTFIILVAMGADYNMLLISRIREESLHGIRSGVIRTVGATGGVITAAGVIFAASMFGLLFASINTIIQAGFIVGMGILLDTFVVRTVTVPAMAVLMGQANWWPSQLGGRSRPRPVAPPERVDEAAV; the protein is encoded by the coding sequence ATGTTCCCGACGCTGGCCGAAGCGGCCCAGAAACATCCGGTCGCGCCCATTCCGGCGAGCGCACCGTCGGTGCTGGCGACACAACAGATGACCTCGGCGTTCCACGAAGCCGGGTCCGAGAACGTACTGCTGGTGCTCCTGACCGACGACGAAGGCCTTCTACCGGACGATGAGCAGGTCTACGGCGCCGTGGTCGAACGACTCCGCCAGGACAGCCAGGACGTCCTGTGGCTGCAGGAATTCCTCGGAACACCGCAATTGCGCGAGACCCTCAGCAGCAAGGACGGCAAAGCCTGGCTCCTGCCCGTCGGCCTCTCGGGTGACGTGGGTTCGCCGGAGTCCCATGGGGCCTACACACGCGTCGCCGGCATCGTCGATCACACGCTCGCGGGTTCGACACTGACCGCACACCTGACCGGTCCGGCGGCCACCCTCGCCGACTCCATCGAGGTCGGCTTGCGGGATCAGATCAAGATCGAGGTTGCGATCGCCGCGCTGCTGCTCGGCATCCTGGTGGTGGTCTACCGAAAGCCCGCAACGATTCTGCTCCCGGTGCTCATGATCGGCGTCTCGCTGGGTGTCGCGCAGGCCGCCGTGGCAGGCGCCGCCCAACTGGGACTCGGTGTGACGAATCAGACCATCACACTGCTCAGCGGGTTGATGGCGGGTGCGGGGACCGACTACGCCGTCTTCCTCATCAGCCGCTACCACGACTTCCTGCGGCTCGGCGCCGATTCGGATCAAGCGGTGAAGCGCGCGCTGAGCTCGATCGGCAAGGTGATCGCGGCATCCGCGGCGACGGTGGGCGTCACATTCCTCGGGATGACGTTCGCGCGTCTGGAGTTGTTCGCCACCATCGGCCCCGCGTTGGCGATCGCGATCGGGGTGGCATTTCTGGCCGCGGTGACCTTGCTGCCCGCCATCATGGTGCCGGCCGGGCGTCGCGGCTGGATCTCACCGCGGCGCGAGATCACCGCGCGATTCTGGCGCCGGTCCGGCATCCGCATCGTGCGCCGTCCCGTGGCCAATCTTGTCGCCAGCCTGACGGTGTTACTTGTTCTCGCGGCCTGCGTGGGCGTGGTCCGATACAACTACGACGACCGCAAGGCACTGCCGGATTCCGTGGCGAGCACGCTCGGTTATGCGGCGCTGGAGCGCCACTTCCCGGTGAATTCGACCATCCCCCAGTATCTGCTCATCCAATCGTCGCAGAGCTTGCGGACACCCGAGGCGCTCGCGGATCTGGAACAGCTGGCGCAGCGTGTCAGCCAGGTTCCCGGCATAGCGTCCGTCCGGGGGATCACCCGGCCCGCCGGAGTGCCTTTGGAGGCGGCCAGCACGGCACGGCAGGCCGGCGAAGTCGGTAGCCGGCTCAACGACGCGTCGGCACTGATCGCGGGGCGCGACGACGACCTCGACCGGCTGGCCTCGGGGGCCGGACAGCTGTCCGATGGGATCAACCAGGTTCGTGACCAGATCCTCGGGCTCATGGCCGGGCTCACCAGGCTCACCGACGGCCTGGCGGCCATCCAGAACGAGTTCGGTGGCAACCTGTCCCTCGGGCAGATCGGCGATGCCGAACGCCTCGTCAGCGGCATGCGCGAACTCGGCGACACCTTGCAGGCGACCTTCGGCGACATGGCACGCAACCTGGAATGGGTCGACCCCGTGGTGATCGCGCTCGACGGCAGTCCGTTCTGCAGCACCGATCCGCTGTGCAGCGCCGCACGGGAACAGTTCCGCCTACTTCGAACGGCCCGCAACGACGGCACTCTCGAGAAGCTGGCAGGCCAACTGCAGTCGACCGGGCCGCTGTCGAACCTGTCGCGGACGGTGACCAGGCTGACCGAGTTGATGACTTCGCTCAACGGCACCATGGCGTCGGTGGGTCTGGGCGGTGCCCGCGGCGGCCGGTCGTCGCCGGGCGATATGCAGAAAGGCCTCGACACCCTGGCCGACGGAGGCCGACAGGTTGCCGATGGTGTGCGGCAACTGGTCGACCAGACCAAACGGATGGGCGCTGACCTCGGCGACGCGTCGGCATTCCTGCTGGCAATGCGGGACAATGCGACGTCACCGGCGATGGCGGGGTTCTACATTCCTGCTGATGTGTTGTCCTCGAACGATTTCGAGAAGGCCGCAGCGTTCTTCCTGTCTGCCGACGGCCGTGCGGCGAGGTATTTGATCCAAACCGAATTGAATCCGTTCAGCACCGCCGCGATGGATCAGGTCACTTCGATCACCGACACTGCTCGAGGTGCCCAACCCAATACCGCCCTGGCCGATGCCACGGTGTCGATGACGGGATATCCAGCGACGCTGCGCGACGCTCGTGAGTATTACAACCATGACATCCGATTCATCGTCGTCCTGACGATTGTCGTTGTGCTGCTGATCCTGATCGCACTGCTGCGCGCGATCATCGCACCGCTGTATCTGATCACGTCCGTGGTCGTTTCGTATCTGGCTGCACTCGGCCTCGGCGTGTGGGTGTTCCAGGTCATCGTCGGCCACGAATTGCATTGGAGCGTTCCGGGCCTGACGTTCATCATCTTGGTCGCGATGGGTGCCGACTACAACATGTTGCTCATCTCCCGGATACGTGAGGAGTCCCTGCACGGGATCCGTTCCGGTGTCATCCGCACGGTGGGCGCCACCGGCGGTGTGATCACCGCAGCAGGTGTCATCTTCGCCGCTTCGATGTTCGGTCTGCTGTTTGCCAGTATCAACACCATCATTCAGGCGGGTTTCATCGTCGGGATGGGAATCCTGCTGGACACCTTCGTGGTACGCACCGTCACGGTGCCTGCCATGGCGGTACTGATGGGGCAGGCGAATTGGTGGCCGTCCCAGCTCGGCGGCCGATCGCGGCCTCGACCTGTCGCCCCGCCGGAACGCGTCGATGAGGCCGCCGTCTGA
- a CDS encoding proline iminopeptidase-family hydrolase yields MLSRMPVTSRTVPFGDHETWIQVTTPASAQPDALPLIVLHGGPGMAHNYVANIGALADETGRTVIHYDQVGCGNSTHLPDAPADFWTPQLFVDEFHAVRTALGIERYHVLGQSWGGMLGAEIAVRQPSGLVSLSICNSPASMKLWSEAASDLRAQLPAETQAALDRHEAAGSVTDPEYLQATEEFYRRHVCRVEPTPQDFADSVAQMEAEPTVYHTMNGPNEFHVIGTLGDWSIIDRLPAVVAPVLVIAGEFDEATPKTWQPYVDNISDVRSHVFPDTSHCTHLEKPEEFRAVIAQFLHEQDLAAARV; encoded by the coding sequence ATGCTATCCCGCATGCCTGTTACGTCCCGCACCGTGCCGTTCGGCGATCACGAGACCTGGATCCAGGTCACGACGCCGGCATCCGCCCAGCCCGACGCACTTCCGCTGATCGTGCTCCACGGCGGTCCCGGCATGGCCCACAACTACGTCGCCAACATCGGCGCACTCGCCGACGAAACCGGCCGCACCGTCATCCACTACGACCAGGTGGGCTGCGGCAACAGCACGCACCTGCCCGACGCACCTGCCGACTTCTGGACGCCCCAACTGTTCGTCGACGAGTTTCACGCCGTGCGCACCGCACTCGGCATCGAGCGCTACCACGTACTCGGGCAGTCATGGGGCGGCATGCTCGGCGCCGAGATCGCGGTGCGCCAGCCCTCCGGTCTCGTCTCGCTGTCCATCTGCAACTCACCGGCCTCGATGAAGCTGTGGTCGGAGGCCGCGTCGGATCTGCGCGCGCAACTGCCCGCCGAGACGCAGGCCGCCCTCGATCGCCACGAGGCCGCGGGCAGCGTCACCGACCCCGAGTACCTGCAGGCGACCGAAGAGTTCTACCGGCGCCACGTGTGCCGCGTCGAGCCGACGCCGCAGGACTTCGCCGACAGCGTCGCGCAGATGGAGGCCGAGCCGACGGTGTACCACACCATGAACGGCCCCAACGAGTTTCACGTCATCGGAACCCTCGGTGACTGGAGCATCATCGACCGGCTGCCCGCCGTCGTCGCGCCAGTGCTGGTGATCGCCGGTGAGTTCGACGAGGCCACGCCCAAGACCTGGCAGCCGTACGTCGACAACATCTCCGACGTCCGCAGTCACGTCTTCCCCGACACGAGCCACTGCACGCATCTGGAGAAGCCCGAGGAATTCCGCGCCGTGATCGCGCAATTCCTCCACGAACAAGATCTGGCCGCCGCCCGGGTCTGA
- a CDS encoding winged helix-turn-helix domain-containing protein, protein MATLTAAQARRIAVAAQGFHEPKPRGTVSRAHLRRLISRIQVLQLDSVSVAVRAHYAPVFSRLGPYDRDVLDRAAWSHSARSPRLLVEYWAHEAALMAVEDWPLLRWRMREYTHGRWGREIVKKNPKLADDIVAAVAELGPVTAGQIEAHLEAEPRGRKGPWWDRSETKWVAEALFAAGVLTTATRVGFARHYDLAENVLPPEVLAREVDDEEAVRELALRAATALGVGTEADIRDYFRMNAKQVKPAIAKLVADGELEPVDIDGTPAYLRAGQVIPRRDRGTALLCPFDPLIFFRPRVQRLFDFHYRIEIYVPAPQRQFGYYVWPFLLDGELVGRVDLKRTDTALQVLGAFTEDGRDRSRVAQALAGELRSMAEWLGVPAVEIGDRGDLAPALKRVVERVERPKITAESRRAPTS, encoded by the coding sequence GTGGCCACCCTCACCGCGGCGCAGGCACGCCGCATCGCCGTCGCAGCCCAGGGGTTTCACGAGCCCAAGCCCCGAGGGACGGTCAGCCGCGCTCATCTTCGTCGGCTGATCTCCCGCATCCAGGTGCTGCAACTCGACTCGGTGTCGGTGGCGGTGCGGGCGCACTACGCGCCGGTGTTCAGCCGGCTCGGACCGTACGACCGCGACGTCCTGGACCGCGCGGCGTGGTCACACAGCGCGCGGTCCCCGCGCCTGCTCGTGGAGTACTGGGCGCACGAGGCCGCGCTGATGGCAGTCGAGGACTGGCCGCTGCTGCGGTGGCGGATGCGTGAGTACACGCATGGGCGGTGGGGCCGCGAGATCGTGAAGAAGAACCCCAAGCTCGCCGACGACATCGTCGCGGCCGTCGCCGAACTGGGACCGGTCACGGCGGGCCAGATCGAGGCCCACCTCGAGGCGGAACCGCGCGGACGCAAAGGTCCGTGGTGGGACCGCAGCGAGACGAAATGGGTGGCGGAGGCGCTGTTCGCGGCCGGGGTGCTCACGACGGCGACGCGCGTCGGCTTCGCGCGCCACTACGATCTCGCCGAGAACGTGCTGCCGCCGGAGGTGCTCGCGCGTGAGGTCGACGACGAAGAAGCCGTCCGCGAACTGGCCCTGCGGGCGGCCACCGCGCTCGGCGTCGGCACCGAGGCCGACATCCGCGACTATTTCCGCATGAACGCCAAACAGGTCAAACCCGCGATCGCCAAACTCGTCGCCGACGGGGAGCTCGAACCGGTCGACATCGACGGCACCCCGGCGTATCTGCGGGCAGGGCAGGTCATCCCACGCCGCGACCGCGGCACCGCGTTGCTGTGCCCGTTCGACCCGCTGATCTTCTTCCGGCCCCGCGTGCAGCGGCTGTTCGACTTCCACTACCGCATCGAGATCTACGTGCCGGCGCCGCAACGCCAATTCGGTTACTACGTCTGGCCTTTCCTGCTCGACGGTGAGCTCGTCGGCCGTGTCGACCTCAAACGCACCGACACCGCGTTGCAGGTCCTCGGCGCGTTCACCGAGGACGGCCGGGACCGCTCACGCGTCGCGCAGGCTCTGGCGGGGGAGTTGCGGTCGATGGCCGAGTGGCTCGGCGTCCCCGCGGTCGAAATCGGTGACCGCGGGGATCTGGCGCCGGCGTTGAAGCGGGTTGTCGAGCGGGTAGAACGGCCCAAGATCACCGCGGAATCCCGTCGAGCACCGACGTCATGA
- a CDS encoding APC family permease: MAIDTGSGAARVTTGEGQRTLESFGYKQQLSRQISTVDLIVYGLVFMVPIAPWTIFGTVYNSASGMVPLVYLIGLIAMVFTALAYAQMAKSFPLAGSVFAYVGRGIHPGLGFFAGWAMLLDYLLIPTLLYVFAAESMVGLFPGTPRWVWAVVFVAVNTVINLLGVSSLKIVNRLFLAVELVFVVLFVIIAVRAINGQSLPDVGWSTLPIWNSELVTAPLLAAALSIAVLSFLGFDGISTLAEESTGKKNPAGRAMIISLFIVAFLFITQTWLASLLAGGRESFSDDEAGNAFFTLVQAASSTGWMNAFFVVNVLAVGFANAMAAQAATSRLLFSMSRDRQLPAFLSTISSRKVPVAALLVVSALSLVLVLFFVGQIGLISSLVNFGALFGFCLLHASVIWYYLVRNKSKNYLLHAVVPTIGFLIIGYVLINADSLAKIGGLSWLAIGAVVFIVNKVRGRGVPTLTEA, translated from the coding sequence ATGGCTATCGACACCGGCTCCGGCGCGGCCCGCGTAACCACCGGCGAAGGGCAGCGCACCCTCGAATCCTTCGGCTACAAGCAACAACTCAGCCGCCAGATCTCGACCGTCGACCTCATCGTCTACGGCCTGGTCTTCATGGTGCCCATCGCGCCCTGGACGATCTTCGGCACCGTCTACAACAGTGCGTCCGGCATGGTGCCGCTGGTCTACCTCATCGGTCTGATCGCCATGGTCTTCACGGCGCTGGCCTATGCGCAGATGGCGAAATCGTTCCCGCTCGCGGGTTCGGTGTTCGCCTATGTGGGCCGCGGCATCCACCCCGGCCTCGGGTTCTTCGCCGGGTGGGCGATGCTGCTCGACTATCTGCTGATTCCCACGCTGCTGTACGTTTTCGCGGCCGAGTCGATGGTCGGTCTGTTCCCCGGTACCCCACGCTGGGTATGGGCCGTGGTGTTCGTCGCGGTCAACACCGTGATCAACCTGCTCGGCGTCAGCTCGCTCAAGATCGTCAACCGGCTGTTCCTCGCCGTCGAGTTGGTGTTCGTGGTGCTGTTCGTGATCATCGCGGTGCGCGCCATCAACGGGCAGTCGCTGCCCGATGTCGGGTGGAGCACGCTTCCGATCTGGAACTCCGAGCTCGTCACCGCACCGCTGCTCGCGGCGGCCCTGTCGATCGCTGTGCTGAGTTTCCTTGGCTTCGACGGCATCTCGACACTCGCCGAGGAGTCGACCGGTAAGAAGAACCCCGCCGGCCGGGCCATGATCATCTCGTTGTTCATCGTCGCGTTCCTGTTCATCACCCAGACCTGGCTCGCCAGCCTGCTCGCCGGCGGACGTGAGTCGTTCAGCGACGACGAGGCAGGCAACGCCTTCTTCACACTCGTGCAGGCCGCGTCCAGCACCGGCTGGATGAACGCCTTCTTCGTCGTGAACGTGCTGGCGGTCGGCTTCGCCAACGCGATGGCCGCCCAGGCCGCCACCAGCCGCCTGCTGTTCTCGATGAGCCGCGACCGCCAGCTGCCCGCATTCCTGTCGACGATCAGCTCACGCAAGGTGCCCGTGGCCGCGCTGCTGGTCGTGAGTGCGCTGAGCCTGGTGCTGGTGCTGTTCTTCGTCGGCCAGATCGGCCTGATCTCGTCGCTGGTGAACTTCGGTGCGCTGTTCGGCTTCTGCCTGCTGCACGCCTCGGTGATCTGGTACTACCTGGTGCGCAACAAGTCCAAGAACTACCTGCTGCACGCGGTCGTCCCGACCATCGGGTTCCTGATCATCGGCTACGTGCTGATCAACGCCGACTCGCTGGCCAAGATCGGCGGCCTGTCCTGGCTGGCGATCGGCGCAGTCGTGTTCATCGTCAACAAGGTCCGCGGCCGCGGGGTTCCGACGCTGACCGAGGCCTGA
- a CDS encoding alpha/beta hydrolase, which yields MSAADSPPILFLHSMFGTPDLVTPWVEALSGEGYDVHVPALPGRDPIDEAVLARTGIDECLSRALDAYDRIGEPAVVIGHSLGGLLAQKIAALREPVAVVLLASVPPGVLWPQLRALPHLAPLLPKILAGKPFLPSLRTLREVPLSTLAAHDRDALARRMVPDSGRVFREMCTGGAATRVDPAQVTCPVLCVSGGADRNVAGWISRRIAERYRAEHWIHPDAPHWIIAESLVPAVAPPVLAWLQRVRTATPANA from the coding sequence ATGAGCGCCGCCGATAGCCCCCCGATCCTGTTCCTGCACAGCATGTTCGGCACCCCTGACCTGGTGACTCCGTGGGTCGAGGCGCTGTCCGGCGAGGGCTACGACGTCCACGTGCCCGCCCTGCCCGGCCGCGACCCCATCGATGAGGCGGTGCTGGCCCGAACCGGCATCGACGAGTGCCTGTCGCGCGCTCTCGACGCCTACGACCGCATCGGAGAACCCGCGGTCGTCATCGGGCACAGCCTCGGCGGGCTGCTCGCCCAGAAGATCGCCGCGCTGCGTGAACCCGTCGCCGTCGTCCTACTGGCGTCGGTCCCGCCGGGGGTGCTGTGGCCGCAACTGCGGGCACTGCCGCACCTCGCCCCGCTGCTGCCGAAGATCCTCGCGGGCAAGCCCTTCCTGCCCTCGTTGCGCACCTTGCGGGAAGTGCCGCTGAGCACGCTTGCCGCCCACGACAGGGATGCGCTGGCGCGACGCATGGTGCCCGACTCCGGCCGGGTGTTCCGCGAGATGTGCACCGGCGGGGCCGCGACCCGCGTCGACCCCGCACAGGTCACGTGCCCGGTGCTGTGCGTCAGCGGCGGCGCCGACCGCAACGTCGCAGGGTGGATATCGCGGCGCATCGCCGAGCGCTACCGCGCCGAGCACTGGATCCATCCGGATGCACCGCACTGGATCATCGCCGAATCGCTCGTGCCGGCCGTGGCGCCGCCGGTGCTGGCGTGGCTGCAGCGGGTGCGTACGGCCACTCCGGCAAATGCGTGA
- a CDS encoding MbtH family protein, with protein sequence MSTNPFDDDNGSFLVLVNDEEQFSLWPSFADVPAGWQVVYGEAARAECLEYIEQNWTDIRPRSLRERLAKGGI encoded by the coding sequence ATGAGCACCAACCCGTTCGACGACGACAACGGCAGCTTCCTCGTATTGGTCAACGACGAGGAGCAATTCAGCCTGTGGCCGTCCTTTGCCGACGTTCCGGCGGGTTGGCAGGTGGTGTACGGGGAAGCGGCGCGCGCCGAGTGTCTCGAGTACATCGAACAGAACTGGACCGACATTCGGCCACGGAGTCTGCGCGAGAGGCTCGCCAAGGGCGGCATTTGA